The proteins below come from a single Chitinophaga pinensis DSM 2588 genomic window:
- a CDS encoding SDR family oxidoreductase yields MKIALVTGANKSIGFETVRILAGQGYQVYLGSRDVENGKAAVASLNAQGLQSITPVQIDVTDPASVEQAKAFIAEQSGHLDILVNNAGILGDFPQTAVAAPIESIRKVFDTNFFGTINVIQTFLELLYKSQSPVIVNVTSGLASLTLHNDPEWIYYKYKTASYGPSKTALNAYTITLASELQEKGFKVNVVDPGHTATDFNRHTGTGTVTSAAEFVAQYAMLESDGPTGQYFSKDIQEESKVSPW; encoded by the coding sequence ATGAAAATAGCATTAGTTACAGGGGCAAATAAAAGTATTGGTTTTGAAACAGTCCGCATACTGGCAGGACAAGGTTACCAGGTTTACCTCGGTAGCCGGGACGTAGAAAATGGAAAGGCAGCAGTTGCCAGCTTAAACGCACAGGGTTTACAATCCATTACCCCGGTACAGATAGACGTGACAGATCCTGCCTCTGTTGAACAGGCAAAAGCTTTTATCGCAGAACAGTCCGGACATCTGGATATACTGGTGAATAATGCCGGTATCCTGGGTGATTTCCCCCAGACAGCCGTAGCTGCTCCGATAGAAAGTATCCGGAAGGTATTTGATACCAACTTCTTCGGTACCATCAATGTTATACAGACCTTCCTGGAATTGCTGTACAAGAGTCAATCACCTGTTATCGTAAATGTCACTTCCGGACTGGCCTCACTGACATTACACAATGATCCGGAATGGATTTACTATAAATACAAGACGGCCAGCTATGGTCCATCTAAAACTGCTTTGAATGCCTACACGATCACGTTGGCTTCAGAGTTACAGGAAAAAGGATTTAAAGTGAATGTAGTGGATCCGGGACATACCGCAACTGACTTCAACCGTCATACCGGTACAGGTACCGTAACAAGTGCCGCTGAGTTTGTGGCGCAATATGCGATGCTGGAGAGTGATGGGCCGACCGGTCAATATTTTAGCAAGGATATCCAGGAAGAGAGCAAGGTGAGTCCCTGGTAA
- a CDS encoding leucine-rich repeat domain-containing protein yields the protein MDHPKSYTTIDDARIMTLQEALEQYKTPGVSTFMLEGLTGNFYVFDNDAHFESLDLDKMFYTQDRCGVLFRGNLTIDGLLTQPETDYGPFTLVLGNVSAKNIFMGGGYMRIEGNVTVEQTLYAGCYNHGMSDINGDISAEVILSSDHSFNFHSDKVKRGVWLSDIELKDAPAHEPADVLNKGYWSKAEESVQTGNILKAMAKGTSILKPDSAASPVLKRLEKALLSKNKRADLSKMKLKSLPKELFALKEIQQLNLSNNPLESLDDELATMDQVTTIDLADCYLQEVPEVLSRMPGLESLNLSYNNISTVPDAFAALQGLKKLSLFNCQLTAIPAVLKDLPALEVLNVDYQKEDALLTLDSGFQSLKELHLRGKLLTVLPKLEHLVIAGFGTRELPEAVMGCKKLKKLDIANAGSLAGLQDNFSVFQQLEEISFNLHDGFLNVKVLATLPRLKTVNVRYSGHTSRKRFLELLEVPQWSVLCVQGSLDDSTLQKEILNRPNLKKLETRSSFGTEVVDIAEARKWLKITI from the coding sequence ATGGATCATCCCAAATCCTACACAACCATTGACGATGCACGTATCATGACGCTGCAGGAAGCCCTGGAACAATACAAAACGCCTGGTGTGTCGACATTTATGCTCGAAGGCTTAACGGGTAACTTCTATGTCTTTGACAATGATGCGCATTTCGAAAGTCTCGATCTTGACAAAATGTTCTATACCCAAGATCGCTGCGGGGTACTTTTCCGCGGAAATCTTACAATTGACGGTTTACTCACGCAACCGGAAACGGATTATGGTCCTTTCACACTGGTACTGGGTAACGTCTCTGCGAAGAACATCTTCATGGGCGGCGGCTATATGCGTATTGAGGGCAATGTGACCGTTGAACAAACCTTATATGCCGGCTGCTATAACCATGGCATGTCTGACATTAATGGAGATATCTCCGCAGAAGTGATTCTCTCTTCCGATCATAGTTTCAACTTCCACTCAGACAAGGTGAAAAGAGGCGTCTGGTTGTCGGATATTGAACTGAAGGACGCACCGGCACATGAGCCTGCGGATGTGCTGAATAAAGGCTATTGGAGCAAAGCTGAGGAAAGTGTACAGACAGGCAATATATTGAAGGCAATGGCAAAAGGGACTTCTATCCTGAAGCCTGATTCCGCTGCTTCACCGGTTTTGAAAAGACTGGAAAAAGCCCTGTTGTCAAAGAACAAACGGGCCGACCTGTCGAAGATGAAACTCAAAAGTCTGCCAAAAGAGTTGTTCGCACTTAAGGAGATACAGCAGCTGAATCTGTCTAATAATCCGCTGGAAAGTCTTGATGACGAACTGGCTACTATGGACCAGGTGACTACCATTGATCTGGCAGACTGCTACCTGCAGGAAGTGCCGGAAGTATTGTCCAGGATGCCCGGACTTGAATCACTGAATCTTTCTTATAATAATATCAGTACGGTTCCGGATGCTTTTGCTGCTTTACAGGGTCTTAAAAAACTGTCGTTGTTCAATTGTCAGTTAACAGCGATTCCAGCCGTTTTAAAAGATCTTCCTGCCCTGGAAGTACTGAACGTCGATTATCAGAAAGAAGACGCCTTATTGACCCTGGATAGTGGCTTCCAGTCACTGAAGGAATTACACCTGAGAGGCAAGTTATTGACAGTACTTCCTAAACTGGAACACCTGGTTATAGCAGGTTTTGGTACAAGGGAATTACCGGAAGCTGTGATGGGGTGTAAAAAACTGAAGAAACTGGATATCGCTAATGCGGGCAGTCTGGCAGGCTTACAGGATAATTTCTCCGTATTTCAGCAGCTGGAAGAGATCTCATTCAATCTACATGATGGTTTTCTGAATGTAAAGGTACTGGCTACATTACCCAGGCTGAAAACGGTGAATGTACGGTACTCCGGCCATACGTCGCGTAAGCGTTTCCTTGAATTACTGGAGGTACCGCAATGGTCAGTATTGTGTGTGCAGGGTTCCCTTGATGATTCAACGTTGCAGAAGGAGATACTGAACCGTCCGAATCTGAAGAAACTGGAAACACGTTCCAGTTTCGGTACAGAGGTCGTTGATATTGCGGAAGCCAGGAAATGGCTGAAAATAACGATATAA